The Lolium perenne isolate Kyuss_39 chromosome 6, Kyuss_2.0, whole genome shotgun sequence genome segment ctgttagcaagttgagtaggttcatgtcaaacccgggtactgatcattggcatgcacttgatagggtcatgcgctacctatgtggtacaatgagttatgggattcactatttagggcacccagctgtgcttgaaggatatagtgattcgaattggatctcagatgtagctgatctgtacgccacaagtgggtatgtatttacctttggaggtggcgcagtgtcatgaagatcttgcaagcaaaccatattgacgaggtcaactatggaagcagaacttactgctttagacacaaccactgttgaatcagaatggttgcgtgagctcttgatggacttgcctgtggtttaaaaatctgttccggcaatccttttgaattgtgacaatcaaaccgtaattatcaaagtgaacaattctaaggataacgcgaagtcatcaaggcaCGTCAAGAGAtgattgaagtctgtcaggaaattgcgaaactccggagtaataactgttacatatattcaaacagacaaaaacctggcagatccctttacaaagggactatcacgtaatgtgatagaaagtgcatcgagggagatgggtttgagacccgttgatgttacaccatagtggtaacccaacctttgtgatcggagatcccgtgaattaggacctgtgaagaacaaactagtggtttaactgaggagagtattatgtaaccctctctatgtgaagatgcacaactctcaattgctgtaaggcaggttgacaacaaaccttaatgtgtttatgttggctattttagcaaaggtGTTGTCCTacagagtattcttgaaataacacacctatatgagtccgattgttaaacgtcgcaatctatgagattttgggtgatctctagtaaactcatgaagagaccacgaagtatgacgcatatgcttcacccgcggggtaggctactggcagccatgtactggtcatgactttgagtgaaactctgttcacgcaaaacttgcaattcaaggcttagtccattgttcaagtgtgaatggatgtagcttaaggttctagacggaagttcaacttaacagtctccgttgaaacactggtatataaacaagcagcgagtattgataaatatctaaatggggatttgagatctggtgggggattgttgaaatattgggcccatttttagtggcccaaattagatttcagtttttcctaaaatctcaaagcccaaatagtggcagccttgtgagtttgagcccaagttggtggcagctcactagggagtggtaagaggtgggaagtttagtcccacatggaaacttgggaggaagttagaccaccttataaggtgggttgttccaccactagtaagtgagtgagaataggagtgctacacgcgcgctcctcctcctcctcctcgctcgctcgactcgactcgactcgactcgactcgacacgacacgcgccgcgccgcgctcgtggtgagtggtgaGTGCATTGAGCCTcgcgccgagactttccttactttttgcagcctaGGAAaatgaacagagtcctagacggacgcgtcacagttagtcggttcgggtcgctcccagaccgtgggctatctgtaaccgactcgaaacgtgcgCACGACGTGggcgtgcccccccccccccccccccacgttgcctagggtttcctgagcctatataaCCTCTTGCCCGGCTACAGCAAAAATATATcctatacacgagttagggtttccacctctctctgcttgtgccgccatcgtagcctactccatcccgcgcgtcgacgtgcatcggcgaacgggagagcaggtctccggaaccgctcgtccttgcgatcctatacgggagagggcgaattaggtttttgggaagcgctctgcgcgactgctcaagctcttcatcacgggtcgccttccgtccaagtcgggcggtgctgcctaccgtcgtcttcaacgccgtctacttcgacccgtcgtccctgtcgtcaacaacgttgtcatcaacaacgttactgctgcgacatcatctgctacacctccaccgccacctccaccagatcggtatgtgcgacatatctcgatctgtttagcgatggatgctttaccgtttgcgctgctgctactcatgttgattaatgcatctagtatgttcgagtttcacatgttagtagttgctgtcattatgttttatattctggaattaatcatggaaattatgcctaattatccaacagtaTCCACCTTGCGGTACAGCTCCGGGTGAAAATGCTAGACCTCACGGTCTCGGTAGCAACGGCGCAGTCAGGCCCGTATGGGAAGCATGTTCAGGATGTGCGACCGCACAGGGCCTCCAAAATAGGAGGGCCTCCAATTTTGTGTTAATTAGTAGTAGTACTTAGTGATCATAATGACAGGTTTAATTGGGCCTACTAAATTCATTGACCCATAGCCCTCAACTCACGCGTGGGAATTGGCCACAGATTAGAACCACAACCCCCAACCCATGCACGTCTCCTCATCTCTCTCTTCTTCAAGAACGAGCAGTTCTCTCTTCCATCGCCGATTTGATTCCGCTCTGGCTTTCCCGAATAAATCTGCTGATGCAATGACAGGTCCATTGCAGGCTGCATTCTCAATACGCTATCTAATTATTTGATGTTCTCTTCTCAATTTCCCATCTATAAATCTCTTTTTCCAGTGCTCCGCTTCTTCCGATATAGCGACTCCCTTGCTGTTTCCACAACTGCAATCTGGTGCATCAATTCGAGGGGATACCTGTCCAGAACTAATTGAAGATTTTTATCTCAAGAAATACTAGAATGATGTCATGTTTCTGCTAAATAATGAAGTGTTTATGAATTTTGAAATTGTTTTCCCATAAGATCTTATTTATGAAAAAAATCGTACCACCAACCTAATAATAAATATATAATATACAAAACTGTGTTTTCTAATTGCCAATGATTATGTTAAGGGCCTAATTTTTTATTCGCATCGGGCCCCCGTtttctcaggtacggccctggGCGCAGTGCGTCGTTGCTCTCTTGGGGCCGTCGTCATGGATCTCCAACTCGACTCAGTCTCGTGTCCATGTCTTTGGTGGCAAGTTTGGAATTTTGTGTTCTTTCTTGTTTTTTCTTTAATATATTTTGTAAATGGTTCTCATTTTGACCTTTTATGGATTCGTCCATTGGGACTTTGTTTATAAAGTGGGACAAATTGCTATTTTGAGGAGGAATCGATTCATATTGTGCAATTCAACGGTAACATGAATAATCATGGATATATGTTACCTTCGTTCTGAAATATAAGAGCATCACCAGTCGTGTCCCCTAAACCGTTCCCAAACGGCGTCGGATCCAACGTTTGAGgcccgtgttttgttcgtgccgcgtttgggggacgtcgctcaacATTCGCGTctcccaaacaaaatttcggaaatttAAAACTTGAGCGAGATTCGATTAAATTTGTCGAAACTTactatatattacatagattcgaacgaaattcgatttaatttaaactaaacctaatctagaggtACTTGCGGCGGcccgaggcgtcgtagtactggtggaagttgtacatatcgtcggtgacgacctcctgtttGACGCCCTCgtcgggctcgtcgacgggctcaccCTTCAACaacccgcttggtcctgcctcgccgtcgtcggtgaggtccacgagcggcttgccggtgtcgcggatggacatggcgatcgccgcatCGAGGTCTCCccgccaggcgtccttgtcgttcagcgaCGCCGCGAACGCCGCatgcagccctgggcagtcctcggggtcgtcgctactGGCGATGagtcgctgctgccgctcgtactccactAGTTGCGCCGCCTTCGCCGCTTCCTcgtcgtcctgctcctccttcacctccggcttcaggatgaggagggcgccgctacCGCGCCTTTGCTGTTGTCGGCTGTCGCTGCCGCTGCTGTCGCGCCTCGGATTgatgggcgtcgccggctcctccttcaccacgcgcttggggacggtgtagggtgcGGAGCAgtgcgacgaggacggcgtcgatcgggccGGTCCTGGCGATGAAGAgttggaggaggacgagtacgtcctcctcggctgccagtgTGTTGCGGGAGACGGTGGCGGTGAGTACGGCGCCTCCAACCTTGGAGCACCGTTGTGGATGCCGTTGATGACGTTCTCCAGGGTGCGCCCCACGTCCCTGTTCCAGCTGTTCGGCCCACGGACGAGGCCGGTGCTGCTGCGCATCTCCATGTCGTACTGCGCCTGGAAGTAGGCGCTCCACTAGGCGTCGTTGTCTTTGGCCGCCCAGGTCGGATCGGCCCGCTCCTCGGCGTCGAGTGCAGACCGCTGTGCCCTGATGGCGTCCTTCCAGCGCTCCGTGcccggcgacggtggcggcgggacgcctatgccgttcacggccatcttctagCTGTCGCTGCTTGGCAGGAGCATGTCCGGCGAGACGGGATATCCCGCGCGGTACAGCGCCCATGCCTCCTTCACGGTGAGgttgccgcggccgaagccgttcgccgtggTGATCTTGTGGGAGGACGACGACATTGGTTGGAatggcgaggagaagatctgggagtgGCGAGGAGAAGATTTGGGAGCGGCGATAGATTTGGATGAACCGCAGGGCCTCTTAATGTACAACGGCGGCAGGCGAAGAGGCATCGGGCAGTTGGACGCAATAACGCCGGCGGGgatggccacgcggccatgcacaacgagacgcgtccctgcgtcgcccggAAAAactgggacgccattaacgtcactTGACTAAAGGTTGGCGACGGAGTTTTAGGCTTccaagccgctgacgcgtcggtcccgccacgcctcgcctcgcttttcgttgtgtccggtgtgcccggagcgtccctgtggggcggggaccgactcggggcgccggacaccgtatcagaCCACGCCGGACAAAATAGGATTTGGAAGACGCGGCTGGAAACTTTTTTTTGTCTGACTCGCCCCCAATCTCTTCGGCAcgccgactggagatgctctaagcattTTAAAAAAAAGCTGATTTTGCTTTCTAAAAAAAGCTAGTAGTAATATTTTGGAACGAGGTAGTACTGTTTAACCACTCAGAAGCAAATGGAGCAGAAGCTCGTTCCATGCGTCGACGGGCCCAGGCAAGCACCAGTGCACGCAGTCGATGCCGAAGCCGACCTTCTCGTGCGGCCAGTGCCCGTACTGCCTGGGGTGTCCGTCGGCCCTCATCTGCATCATCTCGCTCACGTCCATCAGCACAAACCTCGCCGGCGACTCTGCCACCGCGGCCCGGAACTCTTCCACCTGCGCGGCGTGGAACGCGGCCTCGGTCTCCGGCAGGCTCGTCTCGTTGCTCCGCATGGGCCGCGTCCTCATGCAGTTCCCGCCGTCGTACCACTTGCCATTCTCGTAGTGCGGCGGCGCCACCGTCCGGACCACCACCCTGCCGCGAAAACCTGCCAGCGCACGGAGCGCGGTCCGGAACGACGTGCGCACCGCGTAGTCCGGGGCCACGTCGGTGGCGTTGTGCGCCGCCTCGCAGCCGTCCATGTTGGCGCAGCCGAGGATGCGGCCGCCCTCGTAGAGCATGGTGGGGCGCGTGAACCACTTGGCGCCGCTGAGTACGGCGTAGTCGTAGCCGGTGATGTCGCCGCTCCACTCAGGGTCCGCCTCGTCGAGGTACACgttgtgcgggtcaatgaacgaCTGCCCGCCGTGCGTCAGGTTCCACCGCACCAGGAACGGCGTCCAGAACACGCACACCGTGAAGTCGTGCTCCCGGTAGTGGTACTTGCGTGTGCAGTGGACGCAGCCTCTCGGCTCGATCTCCATCGGGTACTCCACCTGCACGATGACGACTGACCGTGATCGATCCACCTGAAGCGCTGCTGCAAGCCAAGTGGAAATCTTGAAGGTACCTTGGCGAGGAGGCACATGAGGGACTGCATGTGGTTACGGGCGACGGAGTCCCCGACGAAGGCCATGGACTTTCCCCGGACgaggcggaggaaggcggcggcgtcgAAGCGGGGGAGGTCGCAGCCATGGGGCTGCCACCGCCACCCGAGGATGGACTCCATCCCCGGCTTACCGTGCTTCATGCAGTCCACCCGCTCGTGGATCAGCCCGCACGTCGCGTTCGTGTAGTAGGGCTCGGTCGAGTCGGGCACCCACTCTCCCATGGCCACGTCGCACGCCGCGTCGTCGCTGGCCGGGCTGGATGATCTCGCCGTGGCAGCGGATATGAACCGCTCAGCGCTCAGCAGCGAGTACTTCGATGTGGTGAAGACGACGATTAGGAGGCTCAGGAGCAGCCCGCTGGCGGAAGCTGCCATCCGCGCGATTTGGTTGCTAGGCTTCATCTTCATCGCGCGCGGAAGGCAACTAGCTACTGAGAGGGAGGCAGAACAGAACAAATTGATAGTTTCATTACAGTAGTACTAGGTTTCCTTCTTTTTTTATTGGGTGTTTAGCTGTCTAGAATAACTTCTGATTTGCTGTCTTGTTGCACGAACATGCATGCGACTTGATCCGGCACGTAGCTGCGGAAATACTCAGGGAAAGAACTCTTTCGATCGAGTATATTATAGTATTCCGATTTGTCGTGTAGAGCT includes the following:
- the LOC127306292 gene encoding protein trichome birefringence-like 19; translation: MKMKPSNQIARMAASASGLLLSLLIVVFTTSKYSLLSAERFISAATARSSSPASDDAACDVAMGEWVPDSTEPYYTNATCGLIHERVDCMKHGKPGMESILGWRWQPHGCDLPRFDAAAFLRLVRGKSMAFVGDSVARNHMQSLMCLLAKVEYPMEIEPRGCVHCTRKYHYREHDFTVCVFWTPFLVRWNLTHGGQSFIDPHNVYLDEADPEWSGDITGYDYAVLSGAKWFTRPTMLYEGGRILGCANMDGCEAAHNATDVAPDYAVRTSFRTALRALAGFRGRVVVRTVAPPHYENGKWYDGGNCMRTRPMRSNETSLPETEAAFHAAQVEEFRAAVAESPARFVLMDVSEMMQMRADGHPRQYGHWPHEKVGFGIDCVHWCLPGPVDAWNELLLHLLLSG